The Vicia villosa cultivar HV-30 ecotype Madison, WI linkage group LG1, Vvil1.0, whole genome shotgun sequence genome includes a region encoding these proteins:
- the LOC131650128 gene encoding uncharacterized protein LOC131650128, whose protein sequence is MDQSYSNGSSNSLEISSVPQCGCRLPMKMWVANTMQNRNRKFWKCRLAGGLNSCDLFLWDDEFATAMGESTKSENRDCKKCNVALVKLEITVKKLEKTKLKVTIMQKKMYQMKMVFMFCLIMFAVILKFKI, encoded by the exons ATGGATCAAAGCTACAGCAATGGAAGCAGCAACTCGCTTGAGATTTCGAGTGTTCCCCAGTGTGGTTGTCGTTTGCCAATGAAGATGTGGGTAGCAAATACAATGCAAAATAGAAATCGGAAGTTTTGGAAGTGTCGTTTGGCTGGG GGTCTTAATTCTTGTGACTTGTTTTTATGGGACGATGAATTTGCCACAGCCATGGGTGAAAGTACAAAGAGTGAAAATCGTGACTGCAAGAAATGTAATGTTGCATTGGTGAAGTTGGAAATAACAGTGAAAAAGCTTGAAAAAACAAAGTTGAAAGTTACCATAATGCAGAAGAAGATGTATCAGATGAAAATGGTCTTCATGTTTTGCTTGATCATGTTTGCAGTGATTTTGAAGTTCAAGATTTAG